The following are from one region of the Arachis duranensis cultivar V14167 chromosome 10, aradu.V14167.gnm2.J7QH, whole genome shotgun sequence genome:
- the LOC107469894 gene encoding protein ALP1-like: MAVVVSSNSRSFDVEKEERGAEIGRDPLPLNLTAGSRLGIGLFRLAKGLDYPEISTRFGVPVSVAKFCVKQLCRVLCTDFRFWISFPNPNELGSVSQEFEGLTGLPHCCGVLHCTRFEVVSPPRDPPSPPSPVAAQLVVDSSCRILSVAAGFFGRKSNSRIVKSSSLFQDIEEGTLLNSPPVKAMNNGVEVDVKQYLVGGGEGYPLLPWLMVPFAAEEAATSSNEESFNVAIDVTKIPAIRTAASLRNWGVLDGPVLEEVKVAVAYIGACSILHNGLLMREDFSALAGEIEGYQLQQQRYREFCRLDLENDDSITEKALVIRSTLATMVKKNS, encoded by the exons ATGGCAGTGGTAGTGAGTAGTAATAGTAGAAGTTTCGACGTAGAGAAAGAGGAGCGCGGCGCCGAAATTGGAAG GGACCCTCTGCCGCTCAACCTCACCGCCGGCTCCCGCCTCGGCATCGGCCTCTTCCGCCTCGCCAAAGGATTGGATTACCCGGAAATATCTACCCGGTTCGGGGTTCCGGTTTCCGTGGCAAAGTTCTGCGTGAAGCAGCTCTGCAGGGTTCTCTGCACCGATTTCCGGTTCTGGATCTCGTTCCCGAATCCGAACGAGCTTGGTTCGGTTTCGCAAGAATTCGAAGGCCTCACCGGTCTCCCCCATTGCTGCGGGGTGCTGCACTGCACTAGGTTCGAGGTTGTAAGCCCCCCCCGAGACCCTCCTTCGCCGCCTTCTCCGGTGGCTGCACAATTGGTTGTTGATTCATCCTGCCGGATTCTGAGCGTTGCCGCTGGTTTTTTCGGCCGCAAGAGCAATTCAAGAATCGTAAAGTCTTCTTCTTTGTTCCAAGACATAGAAGAAGGGACATTATTGAATTCTCCTCCGGTTAAGGCTATGAACAATGGCGTTGAGGTTGATGTGAAACAGTATTTAGTTGGAGGTGGTGAAGGGTACCCTCTGCTTCCTTGGCTCATGGTCCCTTTCGCGGCCGAGGAGGCTGCGACTAGTTCCAATGAGGAGAGTTTCAATGTGGCGATCGATGTTACGAAGATTCCGGCGATTAGAACTGCTGCGAGTTTGAGGAATTGGGGTGTTCTTGATGGACCAGTTCTCGAGGAGGTTAAGGTTGCTGTGGCTTACATCGGCGCGTGTTCCATTCTTCATAATGGTTTGTTGATGAGAGAGGATTTCTCTGCTTTGGCAGGCGAAATCGAAGGTTACCAGCTTCAGCAACAGAGGTATAGAGAGTTTTGTAGGTTGGATTTAGAGAATGATGATTCAATTACAGAGAAGGCTTTGGTTATACGTAGCACATTGGCTACAATGGTGAAGAAAAATTCTTAA